In Pseudomonas sp. R76, one genomic interval encodes:
- a CDS encoding IclR family transcriptional regulator, with the protein MSSDLNNYTVEALGDSKTDNLFVGSVAKAFRVLEAFSRAKPMMGFSQIARETDLEKSAAQRSAHTLYKLGYLEKIGRDGEYRLSKKCLLLSQSFLESHRIVAAAKPYLKFLRKKTNASINLTLLDGADTFFAVRYTHPEMLSNELFGGLKVPAYCSATGIAMYSALPEDVVLNTLKTTKLKPVMPNTVWDIDKIINRVNESRVSGFVVGIEEDFASDITIACPIFDSMTNEVGAIGASYSSEYINAEAAILECKQLLLSAANEITNRLKAT; encoded by the coding sequence ATGTCATCCGATTTAAATAATTATACTGTTGAAGCGCTTGGTGACTCCAAAACAGACAATCTGTTCGTTGGAAGCGTTGCTAAAGCGTTTCGTGTGTTAGAGGCATTCAGCCGGGCGAAGCCTATGATGGGGTTTTCGCAAATCGCAAGAGAAACGGACTTGGAGAAGAGTGCTGCGCAACGCTCCGCACATACGCTCTACAAGCTCGGCTATCTTGAAAAAATTGGGCGCGACGGAGAGTATCGTCTTTCGAAAAAGTGTTTGCTTCTGAGTCAATCATTTTTAGAGTCGCACCGAATTGTCGCCGCTGCCAAACCCTACCTAAAATTTTTAAGAAAAAAGACAAACGCGTCTATTAATTTGACCCTTCTGGATGGGGCTGACACGTTTTTTGCCGTGAGATACACTCATCCCGAAATGTTATCCAACGAATTATTTGGCGGATTAAAAGTACCAGCATATTGTAGCGCCACAGGTATTGCAATGTACTCTGCACTGCCTGAGGATGTGGTGTTGAATACTTTAAAAACTACTAAGCTTAAACCGGTTATGCCAAATACTGTTTGGGATATTGATAAAATTATCAATAGGGTAAACGAGAGTAGAGTGTCTGGATTTGTAGTGGGTATAGAAGAGGATTTTGCTAGCGATATTACTATCGCATGTCCTATATTTGATTCTATGACGAATGAGGTTGGCGCCATAGGTGCCTCCTATTCTAGTGAATACATTAATGCCGAAGCCGCCATATTAGAATGCAAACAATTGTTATTGTCAGCAGCAAATGAGATTACTAACCGACTAAAAGCCACATAA
- the proC gene encoding pyrroline-5-carboxylate reductase, whose product MNVLFIGYGRIGSAIGEAWLATGLVDTISAIDPFQLPDLRATRYVDLQALAQQPFDLIVIAVKPNKVCSVAASLPDAICKGAVVISVAAGITTQTLDHALARRCPVVRAMPNTPVLVNAGCTGLYADARLDDARRAQVSQLFDSVGRSYWLGQESLLDAVTAISGSGPAYYHLFTEALARAGVLLGLNPQLAQDLASQTALGAARQQTQEHTNIVDLRSAVTSPNGTTAAAIATFEQDRALRRLIEAATLAAYLRSQELSAVNLDI is encoded by the coding sequence ATGAATGTTCTTTTCATTGGCTACGGGCGCATCGGTAGCGCCATCGGAGAAGCCTGGCTGGCAACTGGCCTTGTCGACACCATCAGCGCAATTGATCCGTTTCAGCTTCCCGATCTTCGGGCAACTCGGTACGTAGATCTGCAAGCGCTTGCACAACAGCCCTTCGACCTTATTGTCATTGCGGTCAAACCTAACAAGGTGTGTAGCGTCGCAGCCTCTCTGCCCGACGCAATCTGCAAGGGTGCGGTGGTCATCTCGGTCGCCGCCGGTATCACCACCCAGACTTTGGACCATGCTCTTGCTCGGCGTTGTCCAGTGGTTCGTGCCATGCCCAATACCCCTGTCCTGGTTAACGCCGGATGCACAGGGCTCTACGCTGATGCGAGACTGGATGACGCACGTCGCGCGCAAGTCAGCCAATTATTCGACAGCGTGGGCCGGAGCTACTGGCTTGGGCAGGAAAGCTTACTCGATGCAGTCACTGCAATATCCGGAAGTGGCCCGGCCTACTATCACTTATTCACCGAAGCCCTAGCCCGGGCTGGCGTGCTTTTGGGGCTGAACCCCCAACTAGCGCAAGATCTGGCCAGCCAGACCGCACTGGGCGCCGCTCGCCAGCAGACTCAGGAACACACGAACATTGTCGATCTGCGCAGTGCCGTCACTTCCCCCAATGGCACGACTGCTGCGGCCATTGCCACCTTCGAACAGGATCGGGCGCTTAGGCGCCTTATTGAAGCGGCGACCCTGGCGGCCTACCTACGTTCGCAGGAGCTATCCGCCGTCAATTTAGATATCTGA